One stretch of Campylobacter sp. DNA includes these proteins:
- a CDS encoding ABC transporter ATP-binding protein: MVKIESLDFGYAKSAPLTLRDVNLNLEAGAMLTILGQNGAGKSTLLNLISGTLEPLRGKISIDGKDMASLSAKGRAEIIGYVSQSEVCEYDYSVFEYVLMGRTAHIGIFSQPSENDYKLAQRYMKMLEIWHLKDKIITRLSGGQRQMASIARALCSEPKIVIFDEPTSALDFANQYKFLRATKELLKNGYTVVLATHNPDFALLLGGYVALVKGGGEVAYGKAEQIIKSEILSKLYDLKLDVSYNEKVGRVCCLTYPF, from the coding sequence ATGGTTAAGATCGAGAGCTTAGACTTCGGCTACGCAAAATCCGCCCCTCTGACGCTGCGCGACGTGAACTTAAACCTCGAAGCGGGCGCGATGCTGACGATTTTGGGGCAAAACGGCGCGGGAAAATCGACGCTTTTAAATTTAATCAGCGGCACGCTTGAGCCCCTGCGCGGTAAAATTTCAATCGACGGCAAGGATATGGCGAGCCTCAGCGCCAAAGGGCGCGCCGAAATCATCGGCTACGTCTCGCAAAGCGAGGTCTGCGAGTACGACTATAGCGTCTTCGAATACGTCCTGATGGGGCGCACGGCGCATATCGGGATCTTTTCGCAGCCGAGCGAAAACGACTACAAGCTTGCGCAGCGCTACATGAAAATGCTTGAAATTTGGCACCTAAAAGACAAGATCATCACGCGCCTAAGCGGCGGCCAGAGGCAGATGGCATCCATCGCGCGCGCACTTTGCAGCGAGCCGAAGATCGTGATCTTCGACGAGCCGACCTCGGCGTTAGACTTTGCCAACCAATACAAATTTCTCCGCGCCACAAAAGAGCTTCTCAAAAACGGCTACACCGTCGTTTTGGCCACGCACAATCCGGACTTCGCGCTGCTTTTGGGCGGATACGTCGCGCTCGTAAAAGGCGGCGGCGAGGTCGCATACGGCAAGGCCGAGCAGATCATAAAAAGCGAAATTTTAAGCAAACTATACGATCTGAAGCTCGACGTCAGCTACAACGAAAAGGTCGGTCGCGTCTGCTGCTTGACGTATCCGTTTTGA
- a CDS encoding iron ABC transporter permease: MKNFKFMLLLLILATIATIAISLCIGRFGLSIAEVLKALSGGEVAQNVHNVVMDVRLPRIIAAVLVGAALGISGTAYQGVFKNQLVSPDLLGVSAGACVGAAIAILLDLNILLIQLFAFVFGLAAVCITLLITRALRSSATIMLVLAGIIVSGLMGALIGFLKFMADPETKLADIVYWQLGSLAKVDPSVLAMIAPVMGVCIAILVLMSYRINVLSMGDATAAKLGVNVVLERGIIIVCATLLTASSVCISGIVAWVGLLMPHLTRMIVGVSNTKAIPASIFLSAIFVLIVDDVARSINQSEIPLGVLTGFIGTLFFIFILLKNKRKLNG; this comes from the coding sequence ATGAAAAATTTTAAATTTATGCTCCTGCTGCTGATACTGGCGACGATTGCAACGATTGCGATATCGCTTTGTATAGGGCGCTTCGGCCTAAGCATCGCCGAGGTTTTAAAAGCGCTTAGCGGCGGCGAAGTAGCGCAAAACGTCCACAACGTCGTTATGGATGTGCGCTTGCCGCGCATCATCGCCGCGGTGCTCGTGGGCGCGGCGCTGGGCATCAGCGGCACGGCGTATCAGGGTGTCTTTAAAAACCAACTCGTCTCGCCAGATCTCTTAGGCGTCAGCGCCGGAGCCTGCGTAGGCGCGGCGATCGCGATCCTGCTTGATCTAAATATCCTTTTGATCCAGCTTTTCGCCTTCGTTTTTGGGCTTGCGGCGGTTTGCATTACGCTTCTGATTACGCGCGCGCTGCGTTCGAGCGCCACCATAATGCTTGTGCTTGCCGGCATCATCGTAAGCGGTCTGATGGGCGCGTTGATTGGGTTTTTAAAATTTATGGCGGATCCCGAGACGAAGCTTGCAGACATCGTGTATTGGCAGCTAGGAAGCCTCGCGAAGGTCGATCCCTCCGTGCTGGCGATGATAGCGCCGGTGATGGGGGTTTGTATCGCTATCTTGGTGCTGATGAGCTACCGCATAAACGTCCTATCCATGGGCGATGCGACGGCAGCGAAGCTCGGCGTAAACGTCGTGCTGGAGCGGGGCATCATCATCGTCTGCGCGACGCTGCTAACCGCAAGTAGCGTGTGTATCAGCGGCATAGTCGCGTGGGTGGGGCTTTTGATGCCGCATCTAACGCGCATGATCGTGGGCGTTAGCAACACCAAGGCGATCCCGGCGAGCATATTTTTAAGCGCGATCTTCGTGCTCATCGTAGACGACGTAGCGCGCAGCATAAATCAAAGCGAGATCCCGCTGGGGGTGCTTACGGGCTTCATCGGCACGCTATTTTTTATATTCATCCTACTTAAAAACAAAAGGAAGCTAAATGGTTAA